One window of Dendropsophus ebraccatus isolate aDenEbr1 chromosome 13, aDenEbr1.pat, whole genome shotgun sequence genomic DNA carries:
- the LOC138770596 gene encoding trichohyalin-like, whose translation MYYSVNGEQSTGEKVKKQHIYYPQTENQRLRNQITEDQRLRNQITEDQRLRNQITESERLRNQITEHQRTRNQITEHQRLRNQITEYQRLRNQITEHQRLRNQMTEYQRLRNQITESERLRNQITEYQRTRNQITESDRLRNQITEYQRTRNQITEHQRLRNQITEYQRTRNQITEHQRLRNQITEDQRLRNQITEHQRTRDQITESERLRNQITEYQRLRNQITESERLRNQITEYQRRRDQITESERLRNQITEDQRLRNQITEDQRLRNQITESDRLRNQITEYQRTRNQITESERLRNQITEYQRTRNQITEHQRLRNQITEYQRTRNQITEHQRLRNQITEHQRLRNQITEHQRTRDQITEHQRTRDQITESERLRNQITEYQRQRNQINEHQRLRNQITEYQRTRNQITENQRLRNQITEYQRTRDQITEHQRLRNQITEHQRLRNQITEHQRLRNQITEHQRLRNQITL comes from the coding sequence ATGTATTATAGTGTCAATGGAGAAcaaagtacaggagagaaggtgAAAAAACAACATATATATTATCCCCAGACTGAGAACCAGAGACTGAGGAACCAAATCACTGAGGACCAGAGACTGAGGAACCAAATCACTGAGGACCAGAGACTGAGGAACCAAATCACTGAGTCTGAGAGACTGAGGAACCAAATCACTGAGCACCAGAGAACGAGGAACCAAATCACTGAGCACCAGAGACTGAGGAACCAAATCACAGAGTACCAGAGACTGAGGAACCAAATCACTGAGCACCAGAGACTGAGGAACCAAATGACCGAGTACCAGAGACTGAGGAACCAAATCACTGAGTCTGAGAGACTGAGGAACCAAATCACTGAGTACCAGAGAACGAGGAACCAAATCACTGAGTCTGATAGACTGAGGAACCAAATCACTGAGTACCAGAGAACGAGGAACCAAATCACTGAGCACCAGAGACTGAGGAACCAAATCACCGAGTACCAGAGAACGAGGAACCAAATCACTGAGCACCAGAGACTGAGGAACCAAATCACTGAGGACCAGAGACTGAGGAACCAAATCACTGAGCACCAGAGAACGAGGGACCAAATCACTGAGTCTGAGAGACTGAGGAACCAAATCACCGAGTACCAGAGACTGAGGAACCAAATCACTGAGTCTGAGAGACTGAGGAACCAAATCACCGAGTACCAGAGAAGGAGGGACCAAATCACTGAGTCTGAGAGACTGAGGAACCAAATCACCGAGGACCAGAGACTGAGGAACCAAATCACTGAGGACCAGAGACTGAGGAACCAAATCACTGAGTCTGATAGACTGAGGAACCAAATCACTGAGTACCAGAGAACGAGGAACCAAATCACTGAGTCTGAGAGACTGAGGAACCAAATCACCGAGTACCAGAGAACGAGGAACCAAATCACTGAGCACCAGAGACTGAGGAACCAAATCACCGAGTACCAGAGAACGAGGAACCAAATCACTGAGCACCAGAGACTGAGGAACCAAATCACTGAGCACCAGAGACTGAGGAACCAAATCACTGAGCACCAGAGAACGAGGGACCAAATCACTGAGCACCAGAGAACGAGGGACCAAATCACTGAGTCTGAGAGACTGAGGAACCAAATCACCGAGTACCAGAGACAGAGGAACCAAATCAATGAGCACCAGAGACTGAGGAACCAAATCACAGAGTACCAGAGAACGAGGAACCAAATCACTGAGAACCAGAGACTGAGGAACCAAATCACCGAGTACCAGAGAACGAGGGACCAAATCACTGAGCACCAGAGACTGAGGAACCAAATCACTGAGCACCAGAGACTGAGGAACCAAATCACTGAGCACCAGAGACTGAGGAACCAAATCACTGAGCACCAGAGACTGAGGAACCAAATCACTTTGTAa